In the genome of Nonomuraea sp. NBC_00507, the window CACGGCGGCGACGCCCACGTGAACGTCACGCAGCCCGGTGAGCACCAGCACGGCCGCGTGCGGCGCCAGCGCCAGCACCTCCTCCAGTGCCTCCAGCCGGGAGGCGTCGGGTAGCGAGAGGTCGACGAGCACACACTGGATCTTGGACGTCAGCTTGGTCTTGGCCTCCTGGAGGCTTCGCGCCCGGAAGATCTTCGGCGGCGCGACCGCCTGCTGGAGCAACTCCTCGACGAGGAACGCGTCGCCGTCATCATCCTCGAGGAGGAGCAGCGTCAGCGTTTCGGAGAGATTTGCTGTCACCAAATCGCCTCACCGGGATATTGGAGATGTTGCTGCTCATTCTGCGATGAGCTCTACCCCTTGTGGAAGCGTGCCTTCGTGTCCAGCTTCCACCACAAAGGTGAGCAGAGTCTCCCGGAACGCCTGCGCGGCCGTCGTCGGCTCGACATCCTTGCGGTGAGCCAGTGCGATCGTCCGGCTGAGCCCCGGCGGCGCGAGCGGCGTGCCGGAAAGCCCGGGCCGCCCGTCGAGCACCATGGAGGGCACCACGGCCACCCCCAGCCCCGCCTCCACGAACCGCAGCACCGCGTCCATCTCGCCGCCCTGCACCGCGAACCTCGGCTCGAACCCGGCCTGCCGGCACGCGGCCAGCGTCGCCTCCCGCAGGTCGTAGCCGCGCCGGAACATCACCATCGGCCGCCCGCGCAGGTCCTCGATCTCGATGTACGGGCGCCTTGATGCCTCATGGGAATGCGAAACCACCACGAGGTTCTCCCGCAGGATCTCCTCGGTCACCAGCGAAGGGTCGTCGCTCTGCAGCGGCATGATGATCAGCGACAGGTCGAGCTGCCCGCGCGCCAGCGCCCTGATCAGGTCCCGCGAGCCGCCCTCCTCGACCAGCAGCTCGATCCCCGGGTACGCGCGATGGAAACGGGCCAGCGCGTCCGCCAGCAGCCCCGCGCACAGCGACGGCGTGGCCCCGAGCCGCACTCTGCCCCTTCTGAGCCCCGCCAGCTGGGCCACCTCCTGCCGGGCGGT includes:
- a CDS encoding LysR family transcriptional regulator codes for the protein MQLQQLASFVAVAETRHFTQAAERMRVAQPSLSKQIKALESDLGAALFSRARGNVTLTPAGEALLPLARRILADADTARQEVAQLAGLRRGRVRLGATPSLCAGLLADALARFHRAYPGIELLVEEGGSRDLIRALARGQLDLSLIIMPLQSDDPSLVTEEILRENLVVVSHSHEASRRPYIEIEDLRGRPMVMFRRGYDLREATLAACRQAGFEPRFAVQGGEMDAVLRFVEAGLGVAVVPSMVLDGRPGLSGTPLAPPGLSRTIALAHRKDVEPTTAAQAFRETLLTFVVEAGHEGTLPQGVELIAE